TACCGGCGTGCGTCGTGAAGTGATCAAAGCCACACCAGATCTCTACGCACCGGCTCAACACGAGCCTATGTTTGAAGACCCTGCGCCGGGCAAACCCCGCGGCAAGAAACCGAGGCGCGGCAAGCGCGCCTGATATTTGAGCGGGTCTGATGCGAGACGGTTGCGCTGATGAGCGCGCCAGACGCTGCGCGCGGCGTGGCCGCCGGGCTCACTGTCCGGCGTAACATACGCGAAAATATTTCTGAATTACCGGCGACCGCCGCGAATTGCCCTACCAATGCGCCAACCCGGCAAGTCGCCCCCGTCTGCCGACGCCGAATAGAAGCCGGGATGCCTGAAAGCGGGCACCCCGACAGGGAAGATGGTCTGACGCCCGTCTATTTCAGCTTGTGCATGGCCAGCAATTTCATCACTGCATTCTCGTAATAGGTCTCGGTGATGCCCTTTCGGACCTTGTGCAGAAAATACTTCTCGAACGCCACCTTGGCCAGATGCACCCACATGCCTTCTGCTGCCCAGTTGATGTTGCGTGGCGGGTTTTGCGGTTGCGCCAGGAAGGCCACGCCGCGATCGCCGAAATCGGCCAGACAGAAGGCGTTCCAGGTGGCTTCCTCTTCGGGTTCGCTTCCGGCCAATAGCGCCTTGATGTTCTTTGCTGTGGCCAGAACCATGCTTTCGATCATGTAGCCGGTTTTCGGCACACCGGTGGGAACCGGGGTCTTTTCCATCGGCGCAATAGCAATGGCAACACCGATGCCGAAGATATTGGGGTACTTCGGATTGCGCTGGTGCTTGTCGACAATGATGAACCCGCGCGGATTGACCAGACCCTCGATGTCGCGCACGGCGGCAATGCCGCGGAATGCCGGCAGCATCATCGAATATTTGAAATCGAGTTGATGCTTGGTCTTTTCCGAGCCATCGTCATTGAGCTCGGAAACGCTCATGATGCCTGCTTCGACCTTTTCCACCTTGGCATTGGTGATCCAGCGGACGCTGCGCTGGCGCATCTCGTGCTCGAGCATGCCCTTGGTGTCGCCGACGCCGCCGAGGCCGAGATGGCCGATATAGGGTTCGGCCGTAACAAATGTCATCGGCACCTTGTCGCGGATCTTTCGGTTGCGCAGTTCCTTGTCGAGGATCATCGCGTATTCATAGGCAGGGCCGTAGCACGACGCGCCTTGTGCCGCGCCGACGACAATCGGACCGGGGTCGGCGCAGAAGGCTTCAAACGCCGCATTGGCCTGCACGGCATGGTCGACGGTGCAGACCGATTGGGTGTATCCGTCAGGGCCGAAGCCCTCGATCTCGTCGAACGCCAGTTCCGGGCCGGTAGCGATGATCAGGTAGTCATAGTCGACTGAACCGCCGTCCTCCATCTCGATCTTGTTGGCTTCCGGGACGAGTTTTTTGGCCGAGGCCTGGATGAAATCGATACCGTGCTTGGCCATCAACGGCGCCAGCTCAATGGTGATATCGCCTTTCTGGCGCCAGCCGACGCCAACCCAGGGATTGGATGGGGTGAACTGAAAGCTTTCGGTCTTGTTGACCAGAACGATACGGTGGTCCTTCCCGAGCTCCGCCTTGAGATCGAAGACCATGGAGATTCCACCAAGGCCTGCTCCAAGGACGACAATATCAGCCTTTTTCATGCGCTTATCCTCTGGTGCGCCGGCAAGTATGCGGCCGGTCAAATATAAATCATCATTGATATATAGCGCATCAGTCGAGGAACTCATTGATCGAAGTCAATTCGCGTGGGGGCACTTTTGTGTCGGGGAAATCGAACCGATCTTGATCAGACCAACCCCGGTCAGAAGCACTGCCGCAGTGCAGGCGAGCGCGCGGATCTGGTTCCATGTCTGCCAGGTGGCCGAATAGTTGCGCGCCGAGAGCGCGCTGGGTCGATTTCTCACGCTTGCAGGCGGCTCACCGGCCAGAGGACTGCACCGGATCACAGCCGCGCGGGTGAACTCACCTTTATCCGCGCTAATTGATGATTTCGTCCATGATGATGTGGTTAGCAGGGGTCGTTAAATTTGAAATCGCCGTGGTCGCGTCCACGTGCGCGATCGCAAGGACATCACATTTCACAGCATCGTATGCAGACAGTACCTCTTCGCGTGTTTCCACGACATAGGGTTCGATAACGATCTTGTTGCGCTGAAAGAAGTCAGTCCATTTCCGTTCCGCGGGCGTATTGTATTCAAAGCATACGAAGGCTCCGGTGAGGTCCATTGCCGATGTGACGCCGAGATTTCTGGTTGTGATCAAAGCGACACCGTCTGCTGACTTGGGCACGGCTGGGACGACCGGTTTGACATCGCTTTTGGGTTTGAGCCGTTTGAGGCGGTTGAGACCGGAACCGGGATTTGTGGCTGAATTATCCTGGCTCACAGCCGGCTGCGCGAATGTGGTTGCTGCAGAATGGCCGATGGCTGCGGCCAAGAGATGTCTGATGATCAATGCAAGAACCTCCAAAAAAGAAAATACAAATGGGTTGAGTTCAGGATTTTTGTTCAAAACAAAGCGGGCATAGACGCAGCAGATCGCATCATAGGCGGGATTTGGAAATGATTATTCACGCCATCCGATTCAGACAATACTGGAAGGCATATCGCGATATGCGTTGCAAATTGTCGATCGGAAGTTTCATTCCTCCAATAAGCGTATCTGATGGTCGGTTATAAATACGATACTGAGATAATAGTTGGTTTTGGCCGTGTGCGCCAGTCACACGCCGTAATCGAGATTGCGCGGCAAACTCAGGCGGGATCGATCTTGAACCGCGCGCAGATAGCATCGGCAAGAAACGCCCGTGCCGCTGGTTCCTGGCTTGGCGCCGGGGCGATCGCGCGCAATGCCACATACCCTTGCGTTGCCGGCAATTCGACCAGCACCGCGCGCTCCAGCGCACGCGGCATGGCGCGCCGCAACTGAAGCATCTGTGTCGGTGTGACGAAGGCGATGTCGACACTTTCGCCGATCGAAGAGCGGTCATTCATCGAATAGGTTTCATTCGACGCGGAATCATAGACCGATACGGTCCACAGTGGCACATCACCCGACGCCATTACCCGCACCGGCCCGTTGTCGATGTCAAATCGGCAGACCGCGGTCCGGATGTAGGGATCGTCATTATACAGCCCCGAGGTATTGGGCTCGTTTGCAAGCGTGAAGAACCGGTTTTCGTCACCCAGCGCCACCACCCGGGTCCAGGTGTCGGTCCCGGTCCATTTCGGCATCGCCAAAATGATGATGATGTGGATCAGCGCCGCGCCGACCAGTCCGATGGCGATGGCCAGCAAACCGCTACGCATGGTCACAATCCGTCATCGCTATTTTGGGCATGTCGAGTTCCACCAGTCCCGTGGAGCCCGCTGTCGGCGTATCGATGAGGGTCAGCACCAGCGCAACATCGCCAGGTTGATCGAGCCGGATCCAGTTGCCCGGTTTGGCGTCAGTGGAGATCCGGATGCTGAATGCGCCATCGCTGTTGCGCAAGGTGTTCCAGGAATTGATGCTTGAAGGAAATTGCGACGGCGCTACCACCGGCACGCCTCCGCTATCGGTGATGCGCAGCGTCCAGAATCGTGAAGGCGGTGTTGTTCCCGAAACCGTGTAGCTACAGTTCCCCGACAGCGGTTTTCCGTCCTGATCGGTCCGTGCGGTAAACACCAGTCCCTCGGCGCGTCCGAGCAGGACCCGTCCGTCACCGGCGCGGTGGGCCTTGGCGAAGGGGTCGGCACTGGCGGTCTGCAATTCCGGATAGGCGCTCCACGGCCCCAGCTTGATGGCGCCAAAGCCGGATGTGGCCTTGAGCGTCCAGGCGGCGGACCAACCGCCGATGCCGAAGGCGACAGCCAGCGTGAGCAGAACCAGAACAGGCAGACGTAACACGGACCGGGTTTTCCTTCGTCAAGCCAGCGGCGTGGCGGGCACGGCGCGTATATGGAAGCGGGCGGGGTAGTCTAATGTCTTGAAATCATACATTGACCACACCGTTTTGGAGAACCCGCGAGAGAGCGATATCGAATATCATCGTTCGGCGGTGATGGGAACCAGCGCAGGTAGGTTGTCGGCCGCGGCGAGCCGCTCGGGCACCCCCAAGGGCTTGGCCTTTTCGAACTGTTCGGACAGCGCGCGCAGGATGTCGGTGGTCTGACGGTTGAGCGTGCGCGGCCGCTGTGGCGGCGCCAACCCGTTGCCGTCGCCCGAAGAACTGGCAACCAGCGGCGCGGCACGTGGCGTCGGAAGCGGATTTTCGACGCCGGGAATGGCTCGGAGCTCGATGCCCTGGTGGGCGTAATCCATCAGCCGCTTGAAGGTCATCGCCGGCAGCGAGCCGCCGGTCATTCGGTTGGACGAGGTGTAATCGTCGTTGCCGAACCAGACGGCTGCGGCAAAATTGCCGGTAAAGCCGCAGAACCAGGCATCGCGATAGGCTTGCGTGGTACCGGTCTTGCCACCCGTCAGCACCCCGTCGACCGCTGCACGCCGGGCGGTGCCGACATAGGGCACCCGGGTCAGCATCTGCGTCATGTAGGCCTCGGCCGTCTCCGACAGTACCCGTTTGGCGGGCGGTTCGTCGCGGTTGAAATCATACAGCACATCGCCCTTGTAATTCATGATCTGGGTGATGCCGTGGCGCCGCGATTCCATGCCGCCAGCGGGAAACACTGCAAAGGCGGTGGCCTGGTCGAGCACCGTGACTTCCGAAGTGCCGATGGGGATGGTGACGTCCTTGCGGATTGGCGTCTGCACCCCGAATTTCTTGGCCTGGGCCATGATCTGCTCGATCGGGTTGGGGCCGAGTTTTTCCTTGGCGAGCCGCACCGGAATGGTGTTGATCGATTTTGCCAGTGCGGTCTTGATGTCGGTGCGCCCACGGTAGCTGTTGCCGTAATTCTTCGGGTTCCAGTTACCCCAGTGAATCGGCGCATCGATGATCGGGCTGTCGGGCGTCATGCCTTTTTCCATGGCCAGCGAATAGGTGTAGATCTTGAACGACGATCCCGGCTGCCTGAGCGCCCTTGTGGCGCGGTTGAACTGGCTTTCGCCGTAGTCGCGACCGCCGACCATGGCCCGCACGGCGCCGCCATTTTCAATGAGCACCAGTGCGCCCTGGCTGGCCCTGTATTGTTCGCCATACTGGCGCAGGCTGGTTTCCAGCGAAGCTTCGGCGGCTTCCTGCATGCCGATATCGATGGTGGTGCGGACGATCAGCGAGTGCGTGTCGAACCGGGCGGCGATGCGCTTGACCTCTTCGAACGCCCAGTCGAGGAAATAGTCCGGTGCGTCGTGGTCACCGCGGTCGATGACGCTGGCCGGATTGCGCCGCGCGCCGATCACCTGGCCCTCGGTCATCAGGTTGCCCTGCACCATGTTTGACAGCACCTCGTTGGCGCGCGCCCGGGCGGCAGGCAGGTTGATGTGCGGAGCATAGCGGGCAGGGGCCTTGAATAGCCCGGCCAGCATCGCGGCTTCCGCAAGCGAAACCTCGGTGATGTCCTTGCCAAAATAGAACTGCGCGGCTGCGGCTGCGCCAAAGGTGCCGCCGCCCATATAGGCGCGGTCGAGATAGAGTCTGAGGATTTCCTTCTTCGGCAGATTGGCCTCGAGCCAGAACGCCAGAAAGGCTTCCTTGATCTTGCGCTCAATGGTCCGTTCATTGGTCAAAAACAGGTTCTTGGCCAACTGCTGGGTAATGGTCGAGCCGCCCTGAACCACCGAGTTGGCCTTGACGTTTTCGGTCATGGCGCGGACCAGGCCTAAAAAATCGATGCCGAAATGATCGAAAAAGCGCCGGTCCTCGGTGGCCAGCACCGCCTTGACGAAATGATCGGGCAGTTGGTCGACGGGGGCTGAATCCTCGTGGATGATGCCGCGATGGCCAATTTCATTGCCGTAGCGGTCGAGGAAAGTGACGGCGAAGTCATCCTGCGCGCGCCAGTTGCCGGCGGTCTCCTCGAACGCCGGAAGCGCCAACGCCAACAGCAGCACGAAGCCGGCAGTGCCGACATTCATGCCTTCGCCGGCGATTTCAAAGAAGGCTTTCCAAAATCCACGGGTGCGGAACCGGCGGAAAAAGATGGTGATTTCTTCCCATAATTCGCCGACGCCGAAGCCTGCGTTCCAGATGCTGGAATCGATCCAGGAATCGATCCGGAGCAGGATATTGGACCGCTTGCGCGGCCGGTTTTCCTGGTTGAACGGGTCTTGCACGGGTCTCGATCCATCACGGCGTGGGCTTGTGGCCCCGCCTGTTGCTTTTGCGACTGCGGAAAAACCGCTGCCTATATTGCCCCTACGACCTATGCTTTTGGCCGATTTTCAGTCAAAGAACAAGTCGGATAAGCAAACCGACTCCTGCCGGAAAATAAAAAAGGACGCATATAATGGGCCCCAAGCCCTTCTGGAAAACCAAGACCCTGGACGAGATGAACGCCGCCGAATGGGAAAGCCTGTGCGATGGCTGCGGCCGTTGCTGTTTGAACAAGCTGGAGGACTGGGATACCGGCGAGATTGCCTGGACCAATATTGCCTGCCGGCTGCTCGACGGCCACACCTGCCGCTGCAAGGATTATCCCAACCGCCAGGCTATCGTGCCCGATTGCATCGGGCTGACGCCGGACCAGGTTGAAACCATTCCCTGGCTGCCGCCGACCTGCGGCTACCGGCTGGTGGCCGAGGGCCGTGATCTCTACTGGTGGCATCCGCTGGTGTCGGGCGATGCCGACACCGTGCACGAGGCCGGCGTTTCGGTGCGGGATCGCACCATCAGTGAAACCGACGTCGAGGTCGAAAATTTCGAAGACTACCTGGTCGAATGGCCGGGCGAGGAGGCCTGATACGCATCGCGTTCAAATGGCTTCATGTGACCGGCACCGCATCTGCGTAAATGTAATGCAGGTTCTTACTGCGCCCTTTGCCCATCAACCAGGATGTGCGGCGTGGTAGGCCTTAGCCGCGAGCGGTTTTACCGGTGGTGATCGGTGCGCACACTGCGTGGAAAATCCATGGGCGCTTGCCGCCGCCAGCTTGATTTTGCTTGCCGGCGGCGGTCCGTCTCATCAGCAGGTTCCCGGCTTTTGCGAGCCGCGGCAATCTACGCCCTTCCGTGAAAAATTGTGCCAGGCGACGGGAACCAATTCCAGGTTTCGGTGTTAACGCCTTGTATTGCCAATGGAGGGTTGCCTGATGATCAAATGGATTCTGATCTTGCTTATTGTCGCCGCTGTTGCCGGTCTGCTGGGCTTTGGCCGGCTGTCGGGTGCGGCGCTGACGGGCGCAAAATTCCTGATTGCGATCGTGCTGGTTCTGTTCCTGCTCGCGGTGCTCGGAATTATCGCCATCGCCTAGCCTGGTTTGCGCGACTCCTTACCCCCTGAGTATGCGCGCATCGAAACGGCCGCCGGTCCCCGCTCCCGGCGGCCGTTTTGCGTTTGTGGACGGCAACCGGCACACGGCGTTAGTCTTCGTAGCGGGTCGTCTCGTCGCGGTCGCGGTCGTAGCTGTGTGCGAGGGGAAATGAGGGCAGCCAGGATTCACGGCGAACGGTCCAGAGTTCGTAGCTTGGCTGCAACTGGTCGGGCGCATCGAGCGAGCCCAGATTGATTTCGATCTCATCGTCGCTGCGGGAAAAAACCGACGAGCCGCAAGCCGGGCAGAAATGCCGCCCGGCATAGCTGCCGGTTTCGCCCTCGATGGTGACCGCATCCTCGGGAAATATCGCTGAGGCATGAAACAGCGCTCCGTGATGCTTGCGGCAACTCAGGCAATGACACAAGCCAACCCGGTAGGGCCGCCCCGACGCCACCAGCCGCACATTGCCGCAAAGGCACCCGCCGGTAAATTGGTCCATGATGGGACTCCTTCGAGATCAAGCGGGAGGAATGGCTATAGTCGACGGCGTTTTCATGACAGGTAAAGCCAGATTTGAGGCGTGCGCAAAAAGCCGAGAAGGAGGACGCCTGATTGGTTCGGTCGCGCCATTCTCAAAGTTACAGCCAGTTTTGCGGGTTTCGTCCGCCATGGACGATGGCCACGACCAGACTGCCGTAAGCCATAGGTTCGTAGATGAGGATATAATTACCCTCGATCAGAGTGCGCGCTGTGGGGCTCAGCTCGGGGCGCGCCGCGCCCATATCGGGTTGGGTAGCGGCGAGATCAGCCTTTTCCAGCATGCGCCGCAACAGGGCGTCGGCAGCGGGTTCATTGTCGACGGCGATATTGCGCCAGATGTCGCGTATGTCCTGCTCGGCCCGAGGACTGAGCCGGGCTTCAGCCACGGCGTTCGGCTTTCAATTCTGTGAGCAGCGACTTGGCGTCTACCACGCGGCCTTCGCCACTGGCGATGCCTTCGTCATAGGCGCGCTTGAGGCGATTGATTTCAATCTCGCGCAACTGCTGATGCTGTTCCCACAGCCGCAGCGCATCCCGCATTACCTCGCTGTTGGACGCATAGGCACCGGACGCCACAGCCTTTTGCAACCGTGCAATCTGCTGTGAGGACAAGGAGATGGTAAGCGTTTTCATCGGTTCGTGCTTCATGATGAAAATATAGCAAGGCTAACAGGAACTAACAAGAACTATGAGAAATTGGGCGACGGAGTTTAAGTTCAGAACGGGAATTGAAGGCTGCACATACCCCTCGCCAACAGGGGAGGGGCTAGAGCCGTCCAGGACGGCTTCAATTCGCGAGACGCGCGTAGGGATATTTTTGACAGCGATAAGAAAATAATCCTAATTATATACTTGACGTACCATATCGTATTTGGCATAAAGGACTCAAGGAGTTAAGCCAATGTTCGACCTGACCAACGAGATTTACCACGACGCCAACAAGGCCCGCGAACATCTGGAAGCCATCCAGTGGCCAGATGGTGCGATCTGCCCTCATTGCGGTAACTGCGATCAAACCCGCATTACCAAGCTTGAAGGCAAATCCACACGTCCCGGCGTCTACAAGTGCAACGATTGCCGCAAGCCCTTCTCGGTCACTGTCGGCACCGTGTTCGAACGCTCGAAAATCGGGCTGCACAAGTGGATCTTGGCAACGCACCTCATGGCTTCGTCAAAAAAGGGCATGTCCGCGCACCAGTTGCACCGTATGCTTGGTGTCACCTACAAAACCGCTTGGTTTATGGCCCACCGTATCCGCGAAGCCATGAAAGAGGACGTTAAAACGTCTGGCCCTCTTGGCGGTGAAGGCAAAACCGTCGAAGCCGACGAAACCTATATCGGCAAGCGCGAAACCCCTCGCCAGCTTTCCCGTGGCCGCATTGCCAAGCCTACCAAGTCAGGCAAGGCCGGTGGCGCTGAAAAGCGTATCGTGGTCGGTCTGGTCGAGCGTGGCGGCAAGTCCCGCATGTTCCTTGTCCAGAACGCTACCAAAGATATCTTGCGTGATGTGCTGGTCCGCAACGCTGACCGCAAGTCCAACCTCTATACCGATGAGTCCCGCCTCTACACTGAGACTGGCAAGGAATACGCTACCCATAAGACAACGAAGCATTCCGCCAAGGAGTACGTTCGTTATGAGGGCGATGCCGTGATCCACTCGAATACGATTGAAGGCGTCTTCTCAGTCTTCAAGCGCGGCATGATCGGTGTCTATCAGCATTGCGGCGAAGCCCATCTGCACCGCTATCTGGCTGAGTTTGATTTCCGCTATAACCGCCGTACCGCCCTTAAGGTGTCGGACCGCGAACGCGCCGACATGCTGTTAGAAGCCATTCGCGGCAAGCGCCTGACCTATCGGCGGATTGACGAAGCCCGTCACGCCTAAGCAGAAGGCTCGCAAAATTCTCGCGAAACGAAAGAAGAACAAGCGCAAATTGTGAATTGCGGGGAGGACCGAGTTTCAACCCTTGCGTCACTCGCTCGACTCACTTCAACGTGGAAGGCGGAGGTTCTTCACAACCTCCGCCTTTGTTCAACCGAGCCATAGGACGGCCCGAATGATTACCAAGCAGACTTTGAATCCTCCCGTGATTCTCGTCAAGCGTCCTGTGGCCTCACACAGGAAACTTTGAAATGACAACTGACCACCAAGTAACTTGCATCACTCCAGACGGGGCTGATTCCGATCAAAGAATTGATGCGATAGGAGGTACAGCCAGTGGGGGGCTGGAAACTCTTAATCGACCGCGCCATAGCTGGGATTGAATCTAGCGAATGGACTTTTTGGACTCTTGTTCAGGGGCAACGAGCTAACGTCGTCGTTGCAAAGCGGGCGAATGGTCGAAAGTACCTGAAGACAACGGCGGACGGGTTTGAGCCAAACAACCTTTTGGCTCTCCCCCGCTGCCCTTGATCATTTCGAACGGAGATTGCACCCCGATCGGGTCAAGCGCCCAGCAAAGGGCTTGCTGGGCGGCGAGCATTTCACGGTCGGACGGGTCAGAGACGAGTGCTGACCTAGCCCTATCAATCTCCCT
This DNA window, taken from Hoeflea algicola, encodes the following:
- a CDS encoding NAD(P)/FAD-dependent oxidoreductase, with the protein product MKKADIVVLGAGLGGISMVFDLKAELGKDHRIVLVNKTESFQFTPSNPWVGVGWRQKGDITIELAPLMAKHGIDFIQASAKKLVPEANKIEMEDGGSVDYDYLIIATGPELAFDEIEGFGPDGYTQSVCTVDHAVQANAAFEAFCADPGPIVVGAAQGASCYGPAYEYAMILDKELRNRKIRDKVPMTFVTAEPYIGHLGLGGVGDTKGMLEHEMRQRSVRWITNAKVEKVEAGIMSVSELNDDGSEKTKHQLDFKYSMMLPAFRGIAAVRDIEGLVNPRGFIIVDKHQRNPKYPNIFGIGVAIAIAPMEKTPVPTGVPKTGYMIESMVLATAKNIKALLAGSEPEEEATWNAFCLADFGDRGVAFLAQPQNPPRNINWAAEGMWVHLAKVAFEKYFLHKVRKGITETYYENAVMKLLAMHKLK
- a CDS encoding DUF1254 domain-containing protein; the protein is MRSGLLAIAIGLVGAALIHIIIILAMPKWTGTDTWTRVVALGDENRFFTLANEPNTSGLYNDDPYIRTAVCRFDIDNGPVRVMASGDVPLWTVSVYDSASNETYSMNDRSSIGESVDIAFVTPTQMLQLRRAMPRALERAVLVELPATQGYVALRAIAPAPSQEPAARAFLADAICARFKIDPA
- a CDS encoding DUF1214 domain-containing protein, giving the protein MLRLPVLVLLTLAVAFGIGGWSAAWTLKATSGFGAIKLGPWSAYPELQTASADPFAKAHRAGDGRVLLGRAEGLVFTARTDQDGKPLSGNCSYTVSGTTPPSRFWTLRITDSGGVPVVAPSQFPSSINSWNTLRNSDGAFSIRISTDAKPGNWIRLDQPGDVALVLTLIDTPTAGSTGLVELDMPKIAMTDCDHA
- a CDS encoding transglycosylase domain-containing protein; translation: MQDPFNQENRPRKRSNILLRIDSWIDSSIWNAGFGVGELWEEITIFFRRFRTRGFWKAFFEIAGEGMNVGTAGFVLLLALALPAFEETAGNWRAQDDFAVTFLDRYGNEIGHRGIIHEDSAPVDQLPDHFVKAVLATEDRRFFDHFGIDFLGLVRAMTENVKANSVVQGGSTITQQLAKNLFLTNERTIERKIKEAFLAFWLEANLPKKEILRLYLDRAYMGGGTFGAAAAAQFYFGKDITEVSLAEAAMLAGLFKAPARYAPHINLPAARARANEVLSNMVQGNLMTEGQVIGARRNPASVIDRGDHDAPDYFLDWAFEEVKRIAARFDTHSLIVRTTIDIGMQEAAEASLETSLRQYGEQYRASQGALVLIENGGAVRAMVGGRDYGESQFNRATRALRQPGSSFKIYTYSLAMEKGMTPDSPIIDAPIHWGNWNPKNYGNSYRGRTDIKTALAKSINTIPVRLAKEKLGPNPIEQIMAQAKKFGVQTPIRKDVTIPIGTSEVTVLDQATAFAVFPAGGMESRRHGITQIMNYKGDVLYDFNRDEPPAKRVLSETAEAYMTQMLTRVPYVGTARRAAVDGVLTGGKTGTTQAYRDAWFCGFTGNFAAAVWFGNDDYTSSNRMTGGSLPAMTFKRLMDYAHQGIELRAIPGVENPLPTPRAAPLVASSSGDGNGLAPPQRPRTLNRQTTDILRALSEQFEKAKPLGVPERLAAADNLPALVPITAER
- a CDS encoding YcgN family cysteine cluster protein yields the protein MGPKPFWKTKTLDEMNAAEWESLCDGCGRCCLNKLEDWDTGEIAWTNIACRLLDGHTCRCKDYPNRQAIVPDCIGLTPDQVETIPWLPPTCGYRLVAEGRDLYWWHPLVSGDADTVHEAGVSVRDRTISETDVEVENFEDYLVEWPGEEA
- a CDS encoding DUF1328 family protein — translated: MIKWILILLIVAAVAGLLGFGRLSGAALTGAKFLIAIVLVLFLLAVLGIIAIA
- a CDS encoding GFA family protein, which gives rise to MDQFTGGCLCGNVRLVASGRPYRVGLCHCLSCRKHHGALFHASAIFPEDAVTIEGETGSYAGRHFCPACGSSVFSRSDDEIEINLGSLDAPDQLQPSYELWTVRRESWLPSFPLAHSYDRDRDETTRYED
- a CDS encoding type II toxin-antitoxin system RelE/ParE family toxin; protein product: MAEARLSPRAEQDIRDIWRNIAVDNEPAADALLRRMLEKADLAATQPDMGAARPELSPTARTLIEGNYILIYEPMAYGSLVVAIVHGGRNPQNWL
- a CDS encoding type II toxin-antitoxin system ParD family antitoxin, with the translated sequence MKTLTISLSSQQIARLQKAVASGAYASNSEVMRDALRLWEQHQQLREIEINRLKRAYDEGIASGEGRVVDAKSLLTELKAERRG
- a CDS encoding IS1595 family transposase, which encodes MFDLTNEIYHDANKAREHLEAIQWPDGAICPHCGNCDQTRITKLEGKSTRPGVYKCNDCRKPFSVTVGTVFERSKIGLHKWILATHLMASSKKGMSAHQLHRMLGVTYKTAWFMAHRIREAMKEDVKTSGPLGGEGKTVEADETYIGKRETPRQLSRGRIAKPTKSGKAGGAEKRIVVGLVERGGKSRMFLVQNATKDILRDVLVRNADRKSNLYTDESRLYTETGKEYATHKTTKHSAKEYVRYEGDAVIHSNTIEGVFSVFKRGMIGVYQHCGEAHLHRYLAEFDFRYNRRTALKVSDRERADMLLEAIRGKRLTYRRIDEARHA
- a CDS encoding DUF3892 domain-containing protein, translating into MGGWKLLIDRAIAGIESSEWTFWTLVQGQRANVVVAKRANGRKYLKTTADGFEPNNLLALPRCP